CCGCCGTAGTTACCGAAGGCGGTTTGCTTATCGACCCTGCCATCACCGTTGTTATCCTGGAGGAATAAGATGCCATTGTTATTTTTTGCCCTGTCCAGTTTGATGTAGATGCTACCGTTACCGGCCACGGCAATGTGACGCGTGCGGCCCAGCCCATCGGCCACCTTGAGTGCACCAAAGCCGGCAGGCAGTTTCAGGCCGGCGTTGTCGGCATCCGGTTTCACCACTGAGGCGCCTGGCTTACCAGGACCACCTGCAAATACGGAGGAGGCGATGCTTGTCATGGCAATGACAGACATCAGTAATACCTTGCTTGTTGTTTGCATCGGCATATCGAGATTGTGTTAATGAAGAATAAAGCCGGTGGAAAATTACGAAAACTAACAGGGAAAATGCTGCCTGCTACGTCTCCAGGCGGATACAATACCACTATTTTTTGAGATATCTGGCCTGCCCCTGACCGTGCCGGCCCCCCCGCATAAGATCGCCGCTGGTCAACCCCAGATCCCTTTCTCGAGATACCTGATCAGGGACAGCCTGACCCCGGCACATGTCTCCCGGTCATTAGCGGCCAATGCCTCCGCCAGATCATTACCAGACACGTCTTTTGGACGCTTTCGGCCGACCAGCTGAACGGCTCCTGATCTTTGTACTAAATGCGCACTAATACATCACCAAAAGGTCACTTCAAGGGCACTTCAATATCCAGGGGATATTGAAGTGCCCTTGAAGTGACCTTTTGGTGTCCTCTTGGTACCCTGAAAGTGAGCCGTTCAGGACATAAAAAAAGGGCGTTCAGCCCTTAAAAAGAAAGGCAGGAAGTCATTACAACCTCCTGCCTTTTTCTCATCAAAACAACCAGAGCGGTAACTAGTAGCCAGGGTTCTGGACCAGTTTATTATTTCTGTTCATCTCATCGCGCTGAAGCGGCATGAAATACATCTTATCCAGCCAGATCCTGTTCTCATTAACCAGGGTCACGGCAGTATAAGTATAATCATAATTCGCCTCATCATGCTGATAGAGCGTCACTTTAACGTTTGGCTTCAGTTTACCCACCACGTTAATACCACGCAGGGCACGACCTACTGTAGCAGGTGCGATCATCCAGCGGCGTACGTCAAAGAAACGCTGCTCTTCAAACACCATTTCTATTTCCTTCTCACGCTGGAAGCGGGCTTTCAGGGCGGCACCTGACTCGGTGAAACCAGGCATACCTGCCCGGGTACGGATCATATTCAGGTAATTACGGGCTTCCGCATCCTGACCCAGTTCGATACAGGCTTCTGCATAGTTGAACAGTACTTCAGTATAGCGGAAGAACGGATAAGGTACTTCCTGACGGAAATACTGCGCATCCACATTCGGATCAATGAATTTTTTCATATAATAACCGGTGAAGCTGCCATTCCAATTCTCTACCGGCCCCTGCCTCGTATCGAGACCAGGAGCATTGATGATCTTTGACTGCTCAGGGTCCCATACTTCGTATACACCTGTCTGCGCCTGGTTGGCCGGATCTTTCGCTGCCACGTCCGTAGGACGCTGACGCCAGTTAGCACCATCATACAGGATGCTGGCATAAAAACGCGGATCGCGGTTACGGTAAGGATTGGCCTTATGCGCTGCCTCGCCCCAGTTAAAAGGCGTACCATCGCTCATTTCATAGTCGTCAACCAGCAGCTGCGTAGGAGTATTACCTGACCAGTTATGATAACCATTCAGACCATTATACAGCCCGATCTGTCCGCCGGCTTCCGATTTCGCGTTGAGGAAATAACGGGAGAAGATGCTCTCGGTATTATCCTTCAGGAACATTTGCTGATAATTGCTGCTGGCTTCTTCCGGTGTAGCAGGTGTTGGGAATGCCAGTGAGTAACGGCCCAGGTCCATGACTGCTTTAGCAGCATCCTTCGCACGCTGCCAGCGTTCAGTACGGCTGCCACTGGTGTAACCCAGTACCTCCGGATGTTGTGCCGCAGCAATGATGTTTGACTTAGTTTTAGCCGTTGGGATATCATGCAGGTCACTTG
The DNA window shown above is from Chitinophaga agri and carries:
- a CDS encoding RagB/SusD family nutrient uptake outer membrane protein; the protein is MKQLLKKIYISIGVAGAFTIAACNTDFLNTKPLGEATKDDVWQDQALTEAFVNEIYNGLSSGGFLETMLSSATDETMFTHNYGMKNMGEATISPTDAEYVTNRGTFQWGEMYKRIRACNVFFQNVSKVPFDKQTSGERVKGEVFFLRAYFYHQLVRAYGGVPLIDVVYTLDDKDYTIDRGTFADCVDHIVKDCDSAAYYLHGKDGNIVKGRATEGAALALKSRILVYAASDLHDIPTAKTKSNIIAAAQHPEVLGYTSGSRTERWQRAKDAAKAVMDLGRYSLAFPTPATPEEASSNYQQMFLKDNTESIFSRYFLNAKSEAGGQIGLYNGLNGYHNWSGNTPTQLLVDDYEMSDGTPFNWGEAAHKANPYRNRDPRFYASILYDGANWRQRPTDVAAKDPANQAQTGVYEVWDPEQSKIINAPGLDTRQGPVENWNGSFTGYYMKKFIDPNVDAQYFRQEVPYPFFRYTEVLFNYAEACIELGQDAEARNYLNMIRTRAGMPGFTESGAALKARFQREKEIEMVFEEQRFFDVRRWMIAPATVGRALRGINVVGKLKPNVKVTLYQHDEANYDYTYTAVTLVNENRIWLDKMYFMPLQRDEMNRNNKLVQNPGY